The sequence GCGCCCGGCCGGGATGTCGAGGTCGACGCCGTCGAGCGCGCGCGTCGAACCGTAGGTCTTCACGAGCCCGCGTACCTGGACGGCGACGTCCGGTTCCGGCTGTGGCATGTCGGCTCCCCTTCCGGTGACACCGACAAGCTAGGCCACACTGTCCGCTTTGTCCTCCGGGTTTCTCCCGGAGAAGAGTCAGTTCGCCGAAAGCGTTACCGCGAATTCCGGCGGCGTCCGCAGGGACTGGAACACCACGCAATAGCGCTCGGTCAGCTTCTTGAGCGTGGCGAGCTGTTCTTCGGAAGCGTCCGTGTCGAGGTCGAACGACAGCCGGATCGCGCGGAAGCCCACCGGGGCGTCCTTCGCGACGGCCAGCGTGCCGCGGAAGTCGAGGTCGCCCTCGGCGCGGACGCGGCCACCGCGGACCTCGAGGCCCAGCGACGTCGCCACCGCCCGCAGCGTCACCCCGGCGCACGCGACGAGCGCCTCGAGCAGCATGTCCCCCGAACAGGCGAGGGTGCCGTCGCCGCCGGTCGCCGGGTGCAGCCCGGCTTCGACGACCGCGCGGCCGGTTTCGACCTTGCAGGAGATGCCGAGACCGTCCAGTTCGGCGTCGGCGTGCAGTGTCACGACCGCGCTTTCCGGGTTTTCGCGGTACTTGTCCTTGAGCGGGGCCTGGGTCGCGCGCAGTTCCTCGGTGTCCATGGGCCGATTCTGCTCCGGAAAACGCGGAAGCGGGGAGACCGGTCGCCCGATCTCCCCGCTTCGGCGGTTCAGTGTTTCAGTGTCAGCTCAGGGTCACGGCCACGTCGTCGATGACGAACGAGGTCTGCAGCGAGCTGTCTTCGGTGCCGGTGAACTTCAGCGCGAGGGTGCTGCCGGCGGCCGACGAGACGTCGATCGTCTTGAGCGCGTACCCGGACGCCTTGTTCAGGTTGGAGTAGCTGCCCAGCGTCGTGCTGCCGTTGGCGACGGTCAGCTTGTCGTAGGCGGTCGTGGTGGTGGTCTCCGCGGTGTCGATGTGCAGGTAGAACGTCAGGCTGGCGTGGCAGCCCGCCGGGATGCTCACCGACTGCGCGATCGACTCCGTGGTGGTGGAGCCGTAGCCGTCGAGCCAGGACGAGTAGGTGCCGCCGTGCGCGGCCTCACCCTGCGAGCCCCACTGGCCGATGGAGCCGGTGGTGCCGGTCCAGCTGCCGCTGCCCGATTCGAAGCCGCCGTTGACGATCTTCTGGCCGGAGCAGCCGCCGGTGGTGCCGACGGTCCAGGTGAACGACGCCGTGCCGGTCTTGCTCGCCGCGTCCGTCGCCGTCACCGTGACGTTCGAGGTGCCCGCGGTGGTCGCGGTGCCCGAGATCGTGCCGGTGGAGGAGTTGATCGACAGGCCGGCCGGGAGGCCGGTGGCCGACCAGGTGTACGGCGCGGTGCCACCGCTGGCCGACAGCGGCAGGTTCACCGAACCGCCGGTCGTGGTGGACTGGTTGCCCGGGTTGGACACGGTGACCGTGCCGGTCGCCGAGCAGGTCGGGTCGGCCGACTGGGCCGGCACGCTGATCGCGTCCCACGCCGCCTTGACGGTGTTGAACTCGGTGCAGCTGCCCGGGAAGAGGTTCTTCGCCGCGGTCAGCGTCCAGGTGCGGTACTTCAGGTACGAGCTGCTGGTGGTCTTGAGCAGCATCGCGTTGTAGAAGATCTTCATCGCGTTCTGGACGCCGATGCCGGTGATCGAGGTGTTGTTGCACGTGGTGCTGGTCGGCTGGCCGTTGGTCGGGTTGGTGCCTTCGGCCAGCAGGTAGAACCAGTGGTTGCCGGGGCCGGCGGACGCGTGCACCTCACCGTTGGGGACGGAGCTGTCGTAGCAGTTCTTGTCGCCCAGCGCCGAGGGGTTGTACATGTTGCGGATCGGGCCGGAGCCGACCAGGTTGACCGTCTCGCCGACGAGGAAGTCCGGCACGTCGCCGCCCGAGGGCTCGTTGGCGAACCACTCGGTC is a genomic window of Amycolatopsis lexingtonensis containing:
- a CDS encoding OsmC family protein; translated protein: MDTEELRATQAPLKDKYRENPESAVVTLHADAELDGLGISCKVETGRAVVEAGLHPATGGDGTLACSGDMLLEALVACAGVTLRAVATSLGLEVRGGRVRAEGDLDFRGTLAVAKDAPVGFRAIRLSFDLDTDASEEQLATLKKLTERYCVVFQSLRTPPEFAVTLSAN
- a CDS encoding M4 family metallopeptidase, whose amino-acid sequence is MHLRRPIVLAASGALIAAMCTTTAAQAQPATPNATADAQTLAVNAAAGLVASKPAALHASADDVFLAQKAISSTNGLKYVPYERSYKGLPVVGGDFVVATDSTGQVLGTSVAQDQTINLASTTAKVSKAAAEATARQQLSAVDSVSPAQQVVFALGTPTLAWKSTVVGRDAEGPSRLDVIVDAATGKVLKTQEHVMNGDGTSAYNRPNPVHLDTSVSGSTYSMKDPNHPTESCQDAANNTTFSGPDDAWGNGNATSRETGCVDALFALQTENKMLSQWLGRNSFDGNGGGWPVRVGLNDQNAYYDGSQVQIGKNTNGQWISSIDVVAHEHGHGIDDHTPGGISGAGTQEFVADVFGASTEWFANEPSGGDVPDFLVGETVNLVGSGPIRNMYNPSALGDKNCYDSSVPNGEVHASAGPGNHWFYLLAEGTNPTNGQPTSTTCNNTSITGIGVQNAMKIFYNAMLLKTTSSSYLKYRTWTLTAAKNLFPGSCTEFNTVKAAWDAISVPAQSADPTCSATGTVTVSNPGNQSTTTGGSVNLPLSASGGTAPYTWSATGLPAGLSINSSTGTISGTATTAGTSNVTVTATDAASKTGTASFTWTVGTTGGCSGQKIVNGGFESGSGSWTGTTGSIGQWGSQGEAAHGGTYSSWLDGYGSTTTESIAQSVSIPAGCHASLTFYLHIDTAETTTTTAYDKLTVANGSTTLGSYSNLNKASGYALKTIDVSSAAGSTLALKFTGTEDSSLQTSFVIDDVAVTLS